In one window of Lampris incognitus isolate fLamInc1 chromosome 3, fLamInc1.hap2, whole genome shotgun sequence DNA:
- the rad51ap1 gene encoding RAD51-associated protein 1, producing the protein MDRPPRKTKVVNYCDSNDFDDNDEDFLSAKAPPSKKAREGVKQQEQKKSSSKSSSQETDSEARGSSKSRGTLDDKSFDRDLEAALTLSLLQASDGKQDHLPSSTEHVADTLPGADNVDPSVQRLSNCSVNTAVLGLDKIAEEQGSPCPPSRERRVVSKPTEQQKSSLKEDEDYQPNLTPDSESDDEFSEPAESEDEEFAVKKVNKATKKGKKPKNEKSKKPPVLKKEKQATKTSKAKLQATGPPILKKETQTTETSKAKRQATAATKPGRSPPLTKPASEPRQALTPTTVSITKPVSPAGGRIPKWNPPGQIGGSPSSSQTTVVKSPGQGLRLGLSRLVRVKPLHPSVPSH; encoded by the exons ATGGACCGACCACCACG GAAGACAAAGGTCGTGAATTATTGTGATTCAAATGACTTTGATGATAATG ATGAGGATTTTCTCTCTGCAAAGGCACCGCCCAGCAAGAAAGCCAGAGAGGGTGTGAAACAACAAGAGCAGAAGAAATCATCAAGCAAGTCCTCCAGCCAAGAGACTGATTCAGAGGCCAGAGGGAGCAGTAAGAGCAG GGGAACATTGGATGACAAGTCATTTGACAGAGATCTAGAAGCAGCCCTTACACTTTCCTTGCTCCAAGCTTCAGATGGGAAACAGGACCATTTGCCTTCCAGCACAG AACATGTTGCGGACACACTTCCAGGAGCTGATAATGTTGATCCATCCGTTCAACGCCTTTCAAACTGCAGCGTGAACACCGCTGTTTTAG GCCTTGACAAGATCGCAGAAGAACAGGGGTCACCTTGCCCCCCATCCAGAGAGAGAAGGGTTGTCTCCAAACCCACAGAACAGCAGAAGAGCAGTCTGAAGGAGGATGAGGACTACCAGCCAAATTTGACCCCAG ATTCGGAAAGTGATGATGAGTTCAGTGAGCCAGCTGAGAGCGAGGACGAGGAATTCGCTGTCAAAAAAGTAAACAAAGCAACcaagaaaggaaaaaaacccaAGAATGAGAAGAGCAAGAAGCCTCCTGTcttaaagaaagaaaagcaagcaACCAAGACCTCCAAAGCCAAACTACAGGCGACAGGGCCTCCTATCTTAAAAAAAGAAACGCAAACAACCGAGACCTCCAAAGCCAAACGGCAAGCGACAG CAGCCACCAAACCTGGGAGAAGTCCTCCGCTAACTAAACCTGCATCAGAACCTCGACAGGCTTTAACTCCCACCACAGTCTCCATTACTAAGCCTGTCAGTCCAGCAGGGGGCAGAATACCCAAGTGGAATCCTCCAG GTCAGATCGGTGGAAGTCCCTCTTCATCACAGACTACAGTAGTGAAGTCTCCAGGACAGGGTCTGCGGCTGGGACTGTCTCGTCTGGTTCGAGTCAAACCCCTGCACCCCAGCGTCCCAAGCCATTGA